In Sulfitobacter sp. M39, the following proteins share a genomic window:
- a CDS encoding glutamine synthetase family protein — MKNWLRKHPQVRTIRVAAADLNGQARGKRIPTRFADKVVEDGTRFPMSVLNLDIWGEDIDDSPLVFESGDADGILHPTERGFLPMPWLDAPSALLPIWMFHEDGRPYGGDPRHALRAVVERYKDRGLTPVCAVELEFFLIDDSGRKLQVPLSPRSGKRRKAAETLSIRALDQFDEFFTDLYDACEEMDIPADTAISEAGLGQFEINLMHCDDALRAADDAWLFKMLVKGLARRHGFAASFMAKPYEDYPGSGLHTHFSVLDKNGNNVFDDGGPQGTAIMRHAVAGCMNAMAGCALVFAPHANSFDRMVPGAHAPTGISWAYENRTSSIRIPSGSHKARRIEHRVSGGDVNPYLMLAAVLGAAMNGIEDGAEPPAPITGNAYAADLPQIPGDWKSAIDAFENSAEVKRIFAPEMVRNFILTKRQELHYMQELTPQEQVEIYLDTV, encoded by the coding sequence ATGAAAAACTGGCTCCGCAAACATCCTCAGGTCCGCACAATCCGTGTGGCCGCCGCCGACCTCAATGGTCAGGCCCGCGGCAAGCGCATCCCCACGCGTTTTGCCGATAAGGTGGTAGAGGACGGCACGCGCTTTCCCATGTCGGTACTGAACCTCGATATCTGGGGTGAAGACATCGACGACAGCCCGCTGGTGTTTGAAAGTGGCGATGCCGATGGCATCCTGCACCCGACCGAGCGCGGCTTTCTGCCGATGCCCTGGCTTGATGCGCCCTCGGCCCTGCTGCCGATCTGGATGTTCCACGAGGACGGGCGCCCCTATGGCGGCGACCCGCGCCATGCCCTGCGCGCGGTGGTCGAACGCTACAAGGATCGCGGGCTGACGCCGGTCTGCGCGGTCGAGCTTGAGTTTTTCCTGATCGACGATTCGGGCCGCAAACTGCAGGTGCCGCTGTCGCCACGGTCGGGCAAACGCCGCAAGGCCGCCGAAACCCTGTCGATCCGCGCGCTGGACCAGTTCGATGAATTCTTCACCGATCTTTATGACGCCTGCGAAGAGATGGACATCCCCGCCGATACCGCCATTTCCGAAGCGGGTCTGGGCCAGTTCGAGATCAACCTCATGCATTGCGACGACGCCCTGCGCGCCGCCGATGACGCCTGGCTGTTCAAGATGCTGGTCAAAGGCCTCGCCCGCCGCCACGGCTTTGCCGCAAGCTTCATGGCGAAACCCTACGAGGATTACCCCGGGTCGGGCCTGCACACGCATTTCTCGGTGCTCGACAAGAACGGCAACAACGTCTTTGACGACGGCGGCCCCCAAGGCACGGCGATCATGCGTCACGCTGTGGCGGGTTGTATGAATGCCATGGCCGGCTGCGCGCTGGTCTTTGCGCCCCATGCCAACAGCTTTGACCGTATGGTGCCCGGTGCCCACGCGCCCACGGGGATCTCTTGGGCCTACGAAAACCGCACATCCTCCATCCGTATTCCCTCAGGCAGCCACAAGGCGCGGCGGATCGAACACCGTGTGTCGGGCGGCGACGTGAACCCCTATCTGATGCTGGCCGCCGTGCTGGGGGCCGCGATGAACGGCATCGAAGACGGGGCAGAGCCCCCCGCCCCGATCACCGGCAACGCCTATGCCGCCGACCTGCCGCAAATCCCCGGCGACTGGAAATCCGCGATCGACGCGTTCGAAAACTCCGCCGAGGTAAAGCGTATCTTTGCCCCCGAAATGGTGCGCAACTTTATCCTCACCAAGCGGCAGGAGCTGCATTATATGCAGGAACTGACCCCGCAAGAGCAGGTCGAAATCTATCTGGACACGGTGTAA
- a CDS encoding ABC transporter permease, which yields MTCWETIQSYGLRSLGYGERLLPRSDFTLCDQFTLIGSGMIWNVYYGFFALVSGFLLATALAVAKAHPSPWLRKPAEWFIFLFRGSPLFIQFFFGYFLFLSLKSVHPFFDMFTSAWLGALIVLFFNTSAYSAEIFYGALQSIPKGDTEAADAYGISGWPRFKRIIWPTMLRLAWPAYTNEAIFLFHATTLVFFTGFPALQQRGDALYYASYFADKTFNPFIPYPILAGYFILLTLVIIAVFGLINRRLNRHVPQAAVRKIRLRLNLIR from the coding sequence ATGACCTGTTGGGAAACCATCCAATCCTATGGGCTGCGCTCGCTTGGCTATGGCGAACGGCTGCTGCCGCGCAGCGACTTTACGCTGTGTGACCAGTTCACCCTGATCGGCTCGGGCATGATCTGGAACGTCTACTACGGCTTTTTCGCGCTGGTCAGCGGCTTTCTGCTGGCGACCGCGCTGGCCGTGGCCAAAGCCCACCCCAGCCCTTGGCTGCGCAAACCGGCGGAGTGGTTTATCTTCCTGTTTCGCGGCTCGCCCTTGTTCATCCAGTTCTTCTTTGGCTATTTTTTGTTCCTTAGCCTAAAATCTGTGCACCCGTTCTTTGATATGTTCACCTCTGCGTGGCTTGGGGCGCTGATTGTTCTGTTCTTCAACACCTCTGCCTACTCGGCCGAGATCTTCTATGGCGCGCTGCAATCCATTCCCAAGGGCGACACCGAAGCCGCCGATGCCTACGGCATTTCCGGCTGGCCGCGGTTCAAGCGCATCATCTGGCCCACCATGCTGCGGCTGGCATGGCCCGCCTATACAAACGAGGCGATCTTCCTGTTTCATGCGACCACACTGGTGTTTTTCACCGGTTTTCCGGCGCTGCAACAACGCGGGGACGCGTTGTATTACGCCAGCTATTTCGCGGACAAAACGTTCAACCCGTTTATCCCCTACCCCATTCTGGCGGGCTACTTCATTTTGCTGACGCTGGTGATCATCGCCGTCTTCGGGCTGATCAACCGCCGTTTGAACCGCCACGTGCCCCAAGCTGCGGTGCGGAAAATTCGCTTGCGTCTAAATCTGATCCGGTAG
- a CDS encoding ABC transporter permease, with product MFACTDPETLSGLSWLTCYLTTGKHLAFYGAFGTVLLLLAITAPAALAFGFGGAMAARSPFAPLSWLGRAYIAIVRGVPDIAFFLFFVIALDQGIEYLRHKVKCPDWDQPIRQGSDFLVCQAAKMPLGNSAQWVHEAYGFSLAVLTFAIVFGAFAANVLYGAMRAVPRAQIETGEAYGMTPRQTFWRILVPQMWVYALPGLGNLWMVLIKATPLLFLLGVEDIVYWARDLGGAKTPRFTDYPHPDWRMWYFLALLVFYLCFTRVSEIVLDRLMRRLTKGQATAGGEAQRKAAA from the coding sequence ATTTTTGCCTGCACCGACCCAGAAACGCTTTCCGGCCTGTCGTGGCTGACGTGCTACCTGACCACGGGCAAGCATTTGGCCTTTTATGGCGCATTCGGCACCGTCTTGCTGCTGCTCGCCATCACCGCCCCCGCAGCACTTGCCTTTGGCTTTGGCGGCGCGATGGCCGCGCGGTCGCCCTTTGCGCCGCTGTCATGGCTGGGCCGCGCCTATATCGCCATTGTGCGCGGCGTGCCCGACATCGCCTTCTTCCTGTTTTTCGTCATCGCGCTGGATCAGGGCATCGAATACCTGCGCCACAAGGTGAAATGCCCCGACTGGGATCAGCCGATCCGTCAGGGCAGTGATTTTCTTGTCTGTCAGGCCGCCAAGATGCCGCTTGGCAACTCTGCCCAATGGGTCCACGAGGCCTATGGCTTTTCGCTCGCGGTACTGACCTTTGCCATCGTCTTTGGGGCCTTTGCCGCCAATGTCCTTTATGGCGCGATGCGGGCTGTGCCCCGCGCCCAGATCGAGACCGGCGAGGCGTATGGCATGACCCCGCGCCAGACCTTCTGGCGTATCCTTGTGCCGCAGATGTGGGTCTATGCGCTGCCCGGTCTGGGGAACCTGTGGATGGTGCTGATCAAGGCCACCCCACTGTTGTTCCTGCTGGGCGTCGAAGACATCGTTTATTGGGCGCGTGATCTGGGCGGAGCCAAGACCCCGCGCTTTACCGATTACCCCCACCCCGACTGGCGCATGTGGTATTTTCTGGCGCTTCTGGTGTTCTACCTCTGCTTTACCCGTGTGTCTGAAATCGTGCTCGACCGGCTGATGCGCCGTCTGACCAAGGGTCAGGCCACCGCCGGCGGCGAAGCACAGCGAAAGGCAGCGGCATGA
- a CDS encoding transporter substrate-binding domain-containing protein, with translation MKTLVLATAALALSTGFAMADAHGKTIRMGTEGAYPPYNFLNDAGEVDGFEREVGDELCARAELTCEWVTNEWDSIIPNLTSGNYDTIIAGMSITDEREEVIDFTQNYFPPAASAYAAKSADADVMGGVVAAQTSTIQAGHVAESGATLLEFATYDETVAAVNNGEADAVFADKDALVPTVEESGGEMVFVGDDVPLGGGIGLGLRESDTELKAKFDAAIQSMKDDGSLNKLIIKWFGEEAKTF, from the coding sequence ATGAAAACACTCGTTCTTGCAACCGCCGCACTCGCGCTGAGCACCGGTTTCGCCATGGCAGACGCCCACGGCAAAACCATCCGCATGGGGACCGAAGGGGCCTACCCTCCCTATAACTTCCTGAATGACGCGGGCGAAGTAGACGGCTTCGAGCGCGAAGTCGGGGACGAGCTTTGCGCCCGTGCCGAGCTGACCTGCGAATGGGTCACCAACGAATGGGATAGCATCATCCCGAACCTGACATCGGGCAACTACGACACCATCATCGCCGGTATGAGCATCACCGACGAGCGTGAAGAAGTGATTGATTTCACACAGAACTACTTCCCGCCCGCGGCGTCCGCCTATGCGGCGAAATCGGCGGATGCCGATGTGATGGGCGGTGTTGTTGCAGCACAGACCAGCACGATCCAAGCCGGTCACGTGGCTGAATCCGGTGCCACCCTGCTGGAATTCGCCACTTATGATGAAACCGTCGCAGCCGTGAACAATGGCGAAGCGGATGCGGTTTTCGCCGACAAGGACGCGCTGGTCCCCACGGTCGAGGAATCCGGCGGCGAGATGGTTTTCGTCGGTGACGACGTGCCACTGGGCGGCGGCATCGGTCTTGGCCTGCGCGAAAGCGACACAGAGCTGAAAGCGAAATTCGACGCCGCGATCCAGTCCATGAAGGACGATGGTAGCCTGAACAAGCTGATCATCAAATGGTTCGGCGAAGAAGCTAAAACATTCTGA
- a CDS encoding ABC transporter ATP-binding protein, which yields MTDQPPVIEINNLHKAYGPLEVLKGVSVKAPRGHVISLIGSSGSGKSTLLRCCNLLEDSQQGDLRFNGEAVTWKGTGHHRRPADPKQVLRIRTNLSMVFQQFNLWSHMTILQNVMEAPLTVLRRDRAEVEAAARAYLDKVGIGDKCDVFPAQLSGGQQQRAAIARGLCMEPEALLFDEPTSALDPELEQEVVKVIKDLAAEGRTMMIVTHDMKLAADVSDHVVFLHQGLIEEQGAPEDLFGAPKSERLRGFLSATHAE from the coding sequence GTGACAGATCAGCCCCCCGTTATTGAGATCAACAATCTTCACAAGGCTTATGGCCCTCTGGAGGTGCTCAAGGGGGTGTCGGTCAAGGCCCCGCGCGGGCACGTCATCTCGCTGATCGGGTCGTCCGGCTCCGGCAAATCGACGTTGCTGCGCTGCTGTAACCTGCTGGAAGACAGCCAACAGGGCGATTTGCGCTTCAACGGTGAAGCTGTCACCTGGAAAGGCACCGGTCATCACCGCCGCCCTGCCGATCCCAAACAGGTGCTGCGCATCCGCACGAATCTGTCGATGGTGTTCCAACAGTTCAACCTGTGGTCCCATATGACGATCCTGCAAAACGTGATGGAGGCCCCGCTGACCGTCCTGCGCCGCGACCGCGCCGAGGTTGAGGCCGCCGCGCGTGCCTATCTTGACAAGGTGGGGATTGGCGACAAATGCGATGTCTTTCCAGCGCAACTGTCGGGCGGCCAGCAACAACGCGCCGCCATCGCACGCGGGCTGTGCATGGAGCCCGAAGCATTGCTATTCGACGAACCGACCTCGGCGCTGGACCCCGAGCTTGAGCAAGAGGTCGTCAAAGTCATCAAGGATCTGGCCGCCGAAGGGCGGACCATGATGATCGTAACCCATGATATGAAACTGGCGGCCGATGTCTCGGATCACGTCGTTTTCCTGCATCAGGGTTTGATCGAAGAACAAGGGGCCCCCGAAGACCTGTTCGGCGCCCCTAAATCAGAACGTCTGCGCGGGTTCCTCTCGGCCACTCACGCAGAGTAA
- a CDS encoding tellurite resistance TerB family protein — protein sequence MFAEFIKRLTQPDPAQLPDGDARLALTALLVRIAKSDNEYAPSERARIDQIIAKRYALDADGTASLRADAEALEAEAPDTVRFTRAIKDAVPYDDRLAVIKALWEVVLADGSRSDEENALLRLVANLLGVTDTDSAIVRKQIEDKD from the coding sequence ATGTTCGCAGAATTCATCAAACGGCTGACCCAGCCTGATCCCGCCCAGCTTCCCGATGGGGATGCCCGCCTTGCGCTGACCGCGCTTTTGGTGCGCATTGCCAAGTCGGATAATGAATACGCCCCGTCCGAGCGCGCGCGCATCGACCAGATCATCGCGAAACGCTATGCACTGGACGCTGACGGCACCGCCTCCCTGCGGGCGGACGCCGAAGCGCTAGAGGCCGAAGCCCCCGATACCGTCCGCTTTACCCGCGCGATCAAGGATGCCGTACCCTATGACGACCGCCTTGCCGTGATCAAAGCCCTGTGGGAGGTCGTGCTGGCCGATGGCAGCCGCTCTGACGAAGAAAACGCATTGCTGCGGTTGGTGGCCAACTTGCTGGGGGTCACAGACACCGACAGCGCCATCGTGCGCAAGCAGATTGAAGACAAAGACTAG
- a CDS encoding tellurite resistance TerB family protein, with product MFERLFPRRKPDPKPLPQPTPQLALGALLVRVALADRTYRAAEVGQIDRILAQTFGLKPIEAAKLRATCEALERHAPGTPEFAQILREEVAYDDRKALGDAMWSVALADGARDDDEEIQLLAIETALGLSDADMTAAREKALNAL from the coding sequence ATGTTTGAACGTCTATTCCCCCGCCGCAAGCCGGACCCCAAGCCGCTGCCACAGCCGACCCCCCAGCTTGCCCTTGGGGCGTTGCTGGTGCGTGTGGCGCTGGCCGACCGCACCTACCGCGCTGCCGAAGTGGGGCAGATCGACCGCATCCTCGCCCAGACCTTTGGCCTGAAACCGATCGAGGCCGCGAAACTGCGCGCCACCTGCGAAGCGCTGGAACGCCACGCCCCCGGTACGCCCGAATTCGCCCAGATCCTGCGCGAGGAAGTCGCCTATGACGACCGCAAGGCGCTTGGCGATGCGATGTGGTCTGTGGCGCTTGCGGATGGCGCACGTGACGACGACGAAGAGATCCAGCTGCTGGCCATTGAAACCGCACTTGGCCTCAGCGACGCGGACATGACCGCCGCCCGCGAAAAAGCGCTGAACGCTTTGTGA
- a CDS encoding DUF1330 domain-containing protein — protein MPKGYWIANVDVRDAEVYDKYRAANAKPFADFGAKFLVRGATPDIREGTSHPRIVVIEFASLADAVACYESEGYQAAKDIRSSVSDGNLVIVEGYDA, from the coding sequence ATGCCCAAAGGTTACTGGATCGCTAACGTCGACGTGCGCGATGCCGAAGTCTACGACAAATACCGCGCTGCAAATGCCAAGCCTTTTGCCGATTTCGGGGCAAAGTTTCTGGTCCGTGGGGCCACGCCAGACATCCGCGAAGGTACGTCACACCCGCGCATCGTGGTGATCGAGTTTGCCTCGCTGGCCGATGCTGTGGCCTGCTATGAAAGCGAGGGGTATCAGGCGGCCAAAGATATCCGGTCGTCCGTCTCTGATGGAAATCTGGTCATCGTCGAAGGGTATGACGCCTAA
- the rlmJ gene encoding 23S rRNA (adenine(2030)-N(6))-methyltransferase RlmJ — MLSYQHIYHAGNLADVHKHSLLAWMLGYLTRKDKPLSYMETHAGRALYDLSDTPALKTGEAAQGIGRVRGWFDDAHPYAQVLDQITGEHGADAYPGSPLLAAKLLRDSDSIHLAELHPGEHAALDLAMSPYDVKCHHRDGFDMAFALTPPTPRRGLMLIDPSFEIKTDYADIPRHIGKLARAWNVGIIALWYPILTNKAHQPMLSALMGAHPEALRHEVSFAPARPGHGMVGSGMFVLNPPYGLKEEAARLTAKFKTLPR, encoded by the coding sequence ATGCTCAGCTACCAACATATCTACCACGCCGGCAATCTGGCCGATGTTCACAAACACAGCCTGCTGGCGTGGATGTTGGGGTATCTGACCCGCAAGGACAAACCGCTGTCCTATATGGAAACCCATGCGGGGCGCGCGCTGTATGACCTGTCCGACACGCCCGCGCTGAAAACAGGCGAGGCGGCGCAGGGCATTGGCCGCGTGCGCGGCTGGTTCGACGATGCGCACCCTTACGCACAGGTGCTAGACCAGATCACCGGTGAACACGGCGCAGACGCATACCCCGGTTCGCCCCTGCTGGCGGCCAAGCTGCTGCGCGACAGCGACAGCATCCATCTGGCCGAACTGCACCCCGGCGAACATGCGGCACTTGATCTGGCGATGTCGCCCTATGACGTCAAATGCCACCACCGCGACGGGTTCGACATGGCCTTTGCCCTGACCCCGCCCACGCCGCGCCGTGGCCTGATGCTGATCGACCCCAGCTTCGAGATCAAAACCGACTATGCCGATATCCCGCGCCACATTGGCAAGCTGGCGCGCGCGTGGAACGTCGGCATCATTGCACTGTGGTATCCGATTTTGACCAATAAAGCGCATCAACCGATGCTCAGCGCGCTGATGGGTGCCCACCCCGAGGCCCTGCGTCACGAAGTCAGCTTTGCCCCTGCCCGCCCCGGTCACGGGATGGTCGGGTCAGGCATGTTCGTGCTGAACCCGCCCTATGGGCTGAAAGAAGAAGCGGCCCGTCTGACGGCCAAGTTCAAAACCCTACCCCGATAA
- a CDS encoding CTP synthase, giving the protein MARYIFITGGVVSSLGKGLASAALGALLQARGYSVRLRKLDPYLNVDPGTMSPFEHGEVFVTDDGAETDLDLGHYERFTGVAARKTDSISSGRVYSTVLEKERRGDYLGKTIQVIPHVTNEIKDFLHVGDDEVDFMLCEIGGTVGDIEGLPFFEAIRQFSHDKPRGQCIFMHLTLLPYLAASGELKTKPTQHSVKELQSIGIAPDILVCRSEHPIPEKEREKIALFCNVRKEAVVAAYDLKTIYDAPLAYHAQGLDQAVLDAFDISPAPKPELSVWRDVSDRVHNPEGEVNVAIVGKYTQLEDAYKSIAEALTHGGMANRVKVKIDWVDAEVFDQSDDVSAHLEGFHAILVPGGFGERGTEGKIKAAQYAREQKVPYLGICLGMQMAVIEAARNVAGLTTAGSEEFDHESTGKKRFEPVVYHLKEWVQGNHKVERKLDDDKGGTMRLGAYDATLKEGSNVAKVYGTTSIDERHRHRYEVDTAYREQLEKAGLTFSGMSPDGMLPEIVEWSDHPWFIGVQFHPELKSKPFDPHPLFKDFIRAAKEMSRLV; this is encoded by the coding sequence ATGGCACGCTATATTTTCATCACCGGTGGTGTGGTTTCCAGCCTTGGCAAAGGCCTTGCCTCTGCGGCCTTGGGGGCCTTGTTGCAAGCGCGCGGATACTCCGTCCGTCTGCGCAAACTGGACCCCTATCTGAACGTCGATCCCGGCACGATGTCGCCCTTTGAACATGGCGAGGTTTTCGTCACCGACGATGGCGCCGAAACCGATCTGGATCTGGGCCACTACGAACGCTTTACCGGCGTGGCCGCGCGCAAGACGGATTCGATCAGCTCGGGCCGGGTCTATTCCACCGTGCTCGAGAAAGAGCGGCGCGGCGACTATCTGGGCAAGACCATTCAGGTGATTCCCCACGTCACCAACGAGATCAAAGATTTCCTGCATGTCGGCGATGACGAGGTCGACTTTATGCTGTGCGAAATCGGCGGTACCGTCGGCGATATCGAAGGCCTGCCCTTCTTCGAAGCGATCCGCCAGTTCAGCCACGATAAGCCACGCGGCCAGTGTATCTTCATGCACCTCACCCTGCTGCCCTATCTCGCGGCCAGCGGCGAGCTAAAGACCAAGCCGACGCAACACTCCGTCAAGGAACTGCAAAGCATTGGGATCGCGCCGGATATTCTGGTCTGCCGCTCCGAACACCCCATCCCCGAGAAAGAGCGCGAGAAAATCGCCCTGTTCTGTAACGTCCGCAAAGAGGCCGTGGTCGCGGCCTATGACCTGAAAACCATCTATGACGCGCCGCTGGCCTATCATGCGCAGGGGCTGGATCAGGCCGTGCTGGACGCGTTCGATATTTCCCCCGCCCCCAAGCCCGAACTGTCGGTCTGGCGCGATGTCTCTGACCGCGTGCACAACCCCGAAGGCGAAGTGAACGTCGCCATCGTCGGCAAATACACCCAGCTGGAAGATGCCTATAAATCGATTGCAGAGGCACTGACCCACGGTGGCATGGCCAACCGCGTCAAGGTCAAGATCGACTGGGTCGATGCCGAGGTTTTTGATCAAAGCGATGATGTATCGGCCCACCTCGAAGGGTTCCACGCGATCCTTGTGCCCGGCGGCTTTGGCGAACGCGGCACCGAGGGCAAGATCAAGGCGGCGCAATATGCCCGCGAGCAGAAAGTCCCCTATCTGGGGATATGTCTGGGCATGCAGATGGCCGTGATCGAAGCCGCGCGCAACGTGGCCGGCCTCACAACCGCAGGCTCGGAAGAATTCGACCACGAATCCACCGGCAAGAAACGGTTCGAACCCGTGGTCTACCACCTCAAGGAATGGGTGCAGGGCAACCACAAGGTCGAACGCAAGCTCGACGACGACAAAGGCGGCACCATGCGGCTTGGTGCCTATGACGCGACGCTGAAAGAAGGGTCGAACGTGGCCAAAGTCTATGGCACCACGTCCATCGACGAACGTCACCGCCACCGATATGAGGTCGATACCGCCTACCGCGAACAGCTTGAAAAAGCGGGTCTTACCTTCTCGGGGATGTCGCCCGACGGCATGCTGCCCGAGATCGTGGAATGGTCCGATCACCCGTGGTTCATCGGTGTGCAGTTCCACCCCGAACTCAAATCCAAACCCTTTGATCCGCACCCCTTGTTCAAGGATTTCATCCGCGCCGCCAAGGAAATGTCGCGGCTGGTCTGA
- the secG gene encoding preprotein translocase subunit SecG has protein sequence MENVVLIVHLILALGLIAVVLLQRSEGGGLGMGGGGGGGAVSGRSAATAMGKLTWVLAAAFIVTSITLTIIAAEKSAGSSVIDRLGGTPPALNQGDAPALPDADALLPPTPAENTPQVPTAD, from the coding sequence ATGGAAAATGTAGTCCTGATTGTCCATCTCATTCTGGCCCTTGGCCTGATTGCAGTCGTGTTGCTGCAACGGTCCGAAGGGGGCGGCCTTGGCATGGGCGGCGGCGGTGGCGGCGGAGCCGTTTCCGGTCGTTCGGCAGCCACAGCCATGGGTAAACTGACCTGGGTTCTGGCCGCGGCCTTTATCGTGACCTCGATCACGCTGACCATTATCGCGGCTGAAAAATCTGCCGGTTCTTCGGTTATCGATCGTCTGGGCGGCACGCCACCAGCGCTGAACCAGGGTGACGCACCAGCGCTGCCCGATGCCGACGCGCTGCTGCCACCGACACCTGCGGAAAATACACCGCAAGTGCCGACTGCGGATTGA
- a CDS encoding DUF6524 family protein: MGFIIRWACAFVLLAATFNPTPYNYVTWAQRYGHMNLSVAVLLGLLLFIGYVIYLRATLRSIGGLGMLLVLALVGSSLWVLYDLGILRLDNRSFNLWLGLVALSFVLGIGLSWSIFRRAVSGQADVDDVET, encoded by the coding sequence ATGGGATTCATCATACGTTGGGCCTGCGCCTTTGTCTTGCTGGCCGCGACCTTTAACCCGACCCCTTATAACTATGTCACTTGGGCGCAGCGATACGGGCATATGAACCTGTCCGTCGCGGTGCTGCTGGGGCTTTTGCTGTTCATCGGCTACGTGATCTATCTGCGCGCGACGCTACGCTCTATCGGTGGGCTGGGGATGCTGCTGGTGCTGGCGCTGGTGGGGTCAAGCCTTTGGGTGCTCTATGATCTGGGCATCCTAAGACTGGACAATCGCAGCTTTAACCTCTGGCTCGGCCTTGTCGCGTTGAGCTTTGTGCTGGGCATCGGCCTCAGCTGGAGCATCTTTCGCAGGGCGGTATCCGGTCAGGCAGACGTGGACGATGTGGAAACCTGA
- a CDS encoding adenylosuccinate synthase — protein MANVVVVGAQWGDEGKGKIVDWLSERADVIARFQGGHNAGHTLVIDGKVYKLHALPSGVVRGGKLSVIGNGVVLDPWHLLKEIETIRAQGVEITPETLMIAENTPLIMPYHGELDRAREEAASKGTKIGTTGRGIGPCYEDKVGRRAIRVADLADPATLEARVDRALQHHDPLRKGLGVEAIDRDGLVELLKEIAPKILEYAAPVWKVMNEKRKAGKRILFEGAQGALLDIDFGTYPFVTSSNVIAGQAATGVGIGPGAINYVLGIVKAYTTRVGEGPFPTELHDADGQRLGERGHEFGTTTGRKRRCGWFDAALVRQTCATSGVTGISLTKLDVLDGFETLKICTGYELDGAQLDYLPTAADQQARCTPIYEEMPGWSESTEGARSWADLPANAIKYVRRVEELIQCPVALLSTSPERDDTILVTDPFAD, from the coding sequence ATGGCCAACGTCGTAGTCGTAGGCGCCCAATGGGGCGACGAAGGAAAAGGCAAAATCGTGGACTGGCTCAGCGAACGGGCCGATGTCATCGCGCGTTTTCAGGGCGGCCATAACGCGGGCCACACATTGGTCATCGACGGCAAGGTCTACAAGCTGCACGCGCTGCCTTCGGGCGTTGTCCGCGGGGGCAAGCTTTCGGTCATCGGTAACGGTGTTGTGCTGGACCCGTGGCACCTGCTGAAAGAGATCGAGACGATCCGCGCCCAAGGCGTAGAGATCACGCCGGAAACGCTGATGATCGCGGAAAACACACCGCTGATCATGCCCTACCACGGCGAGCTGGACCGCGCCCGCGAAGAGGCCGCGTCAAAAGGCACCAAGATCGGCACCACCGGTCGCGGCATCGGCCCGTGCTACGAGGATAAAGTCGGCCGTCGCGCCATCCGCGTTGCCGATCTGGCTGATCCTGCCACGCTTGAAGCCCGCGTTGACCGCGCGTTGCAGCACCATGATCCGCTGCGCAAGGGTCTGGGCGTCGAAGCCATCGACCGCGACGGGCTGGTTGAACTGCTTAAAGAGATCGCACCGAAGATCCTTGAATACGCAGCACCTGTCTGGAAGGTGATGAACGAAAAGCGCAAGGCCGGTAAGCGTATCCTGTTCGAAGGGGCGCAAGGCGCGCTGCTGGACATCGACTTTGGCACCTATCCTTTCGTCACGTCGTCGAACGTGATTGCAGGGCAGGCGGCAACAGGTGTCGGCATCGGACCGGGCGCGATCAACTATGTGCTGGGCATCGTCAAAGCCTATACCACCCGCGTGGGCGAAGGGCCGTTCCCGACCGAACTGCATGATGCGGACGGTCAGCGCTTGGGCGAGCGGGGCCATGAATTCGGCACCACCACCGGGCGTAAGCGTCGCTGTGGCTGGTTCGATGCGGCTTTGGTGCGCCAGACCTGCGCGACCAGCGGCGTCACCGGCATCTCGCTCACGAAACTGGACGTGCTGGACGGGTTTGAAACGCTCAAGATCTGCACCGGCTATGAGCTGGACGGCGCGCAGTTGGACTATCTGCCCACAGCGGCCGATCAGCAAGCCCGCTGCACCCCCATCTACGAGGAAATGCCCGGTTGGTCCGAAAGCACCGAAGGCGCGCGCAGCTGGGCCGATCTGCCAGCGAATGCGATCAAATATGTGCGCCGCGTCGAAGAGCTGATCCAGTGCCCCGTGGCACTGCTGTCGACCTCGCCAGAGCGGGACGACACGATTCTGGTCACCGACCCCTTCGCCGATTGA
- a CDS encoding DUF2842 domain-containing protein: MALGYKARRRWALVILLIGLPLYIIAAVVTVSLFDRPPFWIELVIYIALGVVWAIPFKFVFKGIGQADPNADRDAE; the protein is encoded by the coding sequence ATGGCCCTTGGATATAAAGCACGCCGCCGGTGGGCGCTGGTCATTCTGCTGATTGGTCTGCCGCTCTATATCATTGCGGCGGTGGTCACCGTGTCGCTGTTTGACCGGCCACCCTTCTGGATCGAACTGGTGATCTATATCGCGCTTGGCGTGGTCTGGGCGATCCCGTTCAAATTTGTGTTCAAGGGGATCGGTCAGGCGGACCCGAACGCGGATCGCGACGCAGAATAA